GATGAGATATTTTACCTGCAGATAATCTTCAGGAAGCAGATAATCCACCAGCCACGACAGACAACCGGTTACGGCCGCAAACAGGCATATGGCCGCAAGCACAGACTGAGCGACATAACCCACGCGGCTCATATCAACATTACTGGAATCCCACTTGAAAACCAGCGGGGCCCATATGATGGAAAATATCGATTGAACCAGGACCGCTGCAGCAGAAAATCGCAGGGCGACAGAATAGGTTGCCAACTCCGAAAACGTCGACAGGGTTCTAAGAGAAAATATGGTAACGGCGCTTATTGCCTGAAATGCCAGGCCAGCCACCACCAGCGGCAGGCCATAGCGGAACAATCGCCTCAGAAGAGCGCTGTCCAGCGAAGCCTTAAGACTCTCTTTCAACTCTCTGCGTGTATTCCAGCCAAAAACGAGCAGAACGACAACCATCGAGAACACTGACGCAGAAAAAAGATGAATTAACGTTTTTTTAAATGGTAACGCGATAAAAGCCAATACAATCGCAAGCAGAACGAGCTTGGGTATTATCTGGCTCATCGAGAATGCCAGCCCCCTTTCCTGCATTCTCAGAATCAAAGATAGAAAACGCGAAAAATAATTGAGAACAACAGCGCCGACAGTCAGAAAAATCACAACATCGCTTTCAATACCAAACAGGAATTCGGAAATGAGTTCACTGAATGACATGACGCCTGCGGATAGAATCAACAGCAACCAGAAACCGGGAAGCACACTGTTTTTGAAGAGGCGGGCCTTGTCATCCTCCAGGTGATACTCTCGGGTATAGGCCTGATCGAGGCCAAAAACGGAAACGACCAACACCAGAGACAACACCGTCTGGAAAACACCAAACCTTCCAACGTCCTCAGGAGAGAAAGCCCAGGTGATCAGTGGCGTGGTTGCAAGGCCCAGAATGGCAGCGCCGATTGGCCCAATCGCAAATCCGATAATATCTTTAATATTCAAAAGAGTTGATCACCTGTTATGTTCGGCAGATTTCTCAAACTAGCCGTTTCAATGACCGGTAGACCAAAACCGCTGCACCATATGAATAGCCTGACACAAAACAAGCCGTAATCCGCGGAGCGTCCAAAACTTTCAGCACAGCAACAGACCTTCCCAGACATCTGGCCGCCAGGCTGAAATAGCCCTTTTTCGCAAACACTTTTCCTATTTCCGCAAAAGCAACAGGCTCTGATTTTCCAAAAAACGCCATTACCTCAGCAGGCTCTATTTCATCAATCCATTGCTTTCTCATCGTGATATTCTCTGAGACGCGCCAAGGGATACGCGTGCCTAACTGCTCGCTATGCACTCGCCCCGTCACAAGACTTTCCGGTACGTGGACCGCAGTGTATGTCCCACCCAGCCTGAACCACATGTCGTAGTCCTGAGTGGCTTTTAACTGTGGATTAAATACACCACAAGCACGGAAGGCCTCCGCCGGGATCAGCATGGTACAACCGTGAATATCGCTGTTCACCAACAGACGACACCGAAACCCCAGCGGATTCGTTCCCTCCAGCTTTACCCTTTGATCTACATTCGTATCGACGTTAAAAAGACTGTAATCACTATAGACGACATGCCTGGATGATTGGTCAAGATTACGCAAGACCTCGACCTGCCTGGCGACCTTATCGGGTGAATACAGGTCGTCGTGGCTTAGCCAGGAAAGATAATCACCGCTCATCTTCTCAATGGCCATATTGAGTGCGGTTGAGACCCCCCCATTTTCCTTGCTGAAGTATTGAATAGAATCGCCATAACTCCTGGCGATACTCTCGGTTTTACCCTCGTCGTCAGAACCATCATTGATAACCAGTACTTCGAGATTATCGTAGGTCTGACCGAGCGCAGACTCGATGGCCTCTGCCAGAAAATTGGCCCCGTTATATACCGGTATGACAATCGACACCTTTGGATTAAATTCCATAAAATTCGGCCACCTGAATCAACACTTGCGCCATACTGTACGGTTGACGTAATCCGTATAGCTCAAGACCACCCGCACAACCTGTTTAGAAACAGCACCACCCTCGTAATCGCTCACCAATCGAAAAGCCCTTTCTGACGGATCATGCTGGCTGGTAACCACTTTCACCGCATCAAGAATCGAGCCTTTACTCAAACCGCTCATAATCAGCGTGCCTTCATCCATTCCTTCCGGCCGCTCGTGAGTGTTGCGTATCGTTATCGCTGGCAGATTAAGTAAAGAGGCTTCCTCCGTGATGGTGCCACTGTCCGACAACACACAGAACGCCCCCATCTGTAACCGCAGATAATCAAGAAAGCCAAAAGGTTTAACAAATCGAATCAATGAATGGGTCAGGTCAACGCCGAGGGCATCCAGGCGTTGCCTGGTCCTGGGGTGCGTGGACACAATTACCGGCAATTGGTACTTGTCGGCAAGTGCTCTAAGTGACTCGATCAGCTCCTTCAAGTTATCCTGAGAGTCAACATTCTCCTCCCTGTGAGCGCTTACGATAAAAAATCTTCCAGCCTCAAGGCCACTTCGCTCCAACACGTCCGATTGCTGAATCTTGGGCATGTAGTAATTGAGAACTTCGTGCATGTGGGAGCCGGTTTTCAGAATTGTTTCAGGACGAATTCCCTCAGCAATCAGATATCGGCGGGCATGCTCTGTCAAAACCATATTGATATCACTCAAATGGTCTAAGACTTTTCGGTTCAGCTCCTCGGGCACCCGCTCATCAAAGCACCGGTTGCCAGCCTCCATATGGAAAACAGGTATTTTCCTGCGTTTCGCCGCGATCACGGCCATACAGGAATTGGTGTCACCATATAGCAACAGCGCATCCGGCTTTTCAGCTGCAAAAACTTCATCCGCCTTTGCAATCACCTCTGCAATGGTTTTGGCAGCAGTATCGCCGGCAGCCCCCAGAAAGTAATCCGGTTTGCGGATCTCCAGGTCGTCAAAAAATACCTGGTTCAGTTCAAAATCATAATTTTGCCCCGAATGTACCAGGATATGGTTAACCTGTTTATCCAGTTCGGCGATCACGCGGCTCATTTTGATCAGTTCAGGGCGTGTGCCAACCAGCGTCATAACCTTAAGCATGGAGTTGCTCCTTAACATACTCCAGCTTACCAACCAGGCTTTTTACCTCAGGAACGGTCAGACGAGTTGTGTTATGAGATGTATAATCTTCCGACTGGGATATTTTTTCCTCGCCCTCCACAAAATACTTCCGGTAGTTCAAATCACGGTTATCGGCCAGGATCCGGTAATATCGCCCCATATCCTCTGATTTTGCCATTTCCTCTCTGGAAATGAGCGACTCATAAAGCTTCTCACCATGCCTGGTGCCAATGATCTTGATGGCATTGTCTGCACCAAACAGCTCTTTCAGTGCCTGCGCAAGGTCCTGAACTGTCGACGCCGGCGCTTTCTGTACAAAAATATCCCCCTGCGCCGCGTTCTCAAACGCATGCAAAACCAGATCCAGCGAATCTTCCAGCGACATCAGAAACCGGGTCATACCGGGATCTGTTACAGTTAAAGGCTCATCGTTCTTGATCTGCTTCAGGAACAAAGGAATAACGGACCCCCTCGACGCCATAACATTCCCGTATCTGGTGGCACACAGAACCGGCCCGCCCTCAGGCACAAGGCGTGACTTAGCCACCATCAGCTTCTCGGCCATGGCTTTGGAAATACCCATCGCATTGATCGGGTAAACCGCCTTGTCGGTACTCAAAACGACAACCCGCTTTACATTGCTTTCAATGGCCGCATTGAGGACATTCTCAGTGCCAAGAACGTTAGTCCTCACAGCTTCCATTGGGTGGAACTCACAGGAGGGCACCTGTTTGAGAGCGGCTGCGTGGAAAACGTAATCAACACCTACCATCGCCTGTTTAATGCTGTCATGTGACCTTACGTCACCAATGTAAAACTTGACCTTGTCGTTTGATAAGGCAAGCCTCATGTCCTCTTGTTTTTTTTCGTCCCGACTGAAAATTCGTATTTCACGGATATTCGTATCCAGAAACCGTTTAAGCACTGTCTGACCGAATGATCCCGTGCCGCCAGTGATCATAAGAACTTTATCTTCAAACATTATAGACACCAGGTTAAAGCGCTTACGCGCTCTCGAGTTTATCTTGAAAGGAGTTTATCGCCTGACTGTATTTATCAGTAAGCTGCCGCGCCACGGCAGCACCAGAAAACCGGACATGTGCGCGGGTAGCAATCGTGCCAGAATCGAACGCATCAATGGTCTCCGACATTTGCAGCATGGCAGCAGCCAGTGCGCCGGGATCTTTAACGGGCACCAGCAGTCCGTCTCCCCGTTCAAGGATACATTCCGGCCCACCGCATCGGGTTGCGATCACGGGTAATCCTGCCATCAAGGCTTCTGCAGCGACCACACCGAACGTCTCGTAGTGACTGGAAATCACCATCACATCAGCCTGTTCGAGTAGTGCGGGGACCTTCTCTGGCTGGATCATTCCTAAAAAGCGCACGCTCCCGGAAATGCCAAGCTCACCCGCCTGCTTTTCAAGCGCTGCACGGGAAGGTCCATCACCTGCAAGCCAAAGCTCCGCACCAGGATTGCTCCGGGCAACGTCCTGAAAGGCTTCTACCAGATCGGACTGGCCCTTGTTTTCTGTCATCAGGGCAAGATTAAGAAAAATGGTCGAGCTTTTCTTTTCGCTGCGGCTTTTGCGAGTATTGAAGCGATCTGAAACGACGTTAGGTACCCAATGCCATTGCCCTTGACTGAGAGGAAAACACTCACCGAGTACATCACCCAGCGCCGGGCTCACCGCGATCAGCGGGCACGCGCCTGCAAACCCCTTTTGCGCCAGATCTAATTGCCAATGGGCGTAACGGTTTCGCGCAAACCCACTGCTGTGCTCCGTCAGCACCACCGGGATACCATGCTCCCGCCCCAGGACTACGGCTACTGCCCCGCCAAAAATCACACAATGGGCATGCAAAACATCCGGTTTACCGTGCTGATCAATGTAGCGCTTCAACAACTGGCGCGCGGCACGCCTGAACAGCCAGTAATTGCCGTAAGGCACGCGTGGCAATGCCGCAAGCAGGCTTTTCCGGTACGTTGGAATGCCTGCATCCAATTCGTAGGATGGTGTTGATTGTGCCAACGGTTCAGCCTTTCCAAACAACGT
This DNA window, taken from Marinobacter halotolerans, encodes the following:
- a CDS encoding polysaccharide biosynthesis protein; this encodes MFEDKVLMITGGTGSFGQTVLKRFLDTNIREIRIFSRDEKKQEDMRLALSNDKVKFYIGDVRSHDSIKQAMVGVDYVFHAAALKQVPSCEFHPMEAVRTNVLGTENVLNAAIESNVKRVVVLSTDKAVYPINAMGISKAMAEKLMVAKSRLVPEGGPVLCATRYGNVMASRGSVIPLFLKQIKNDEPLTVTDPGMTRFLMSLEDSLDLVLHAFENAAQGDIFVQKAPASTVQDLAQALKELFGADNAIKIIGTRHGEKLYESLISREEMAKSEDMGRYYRILADNRDLNYRKYFVEGEEKISQSEDYTSHNTTRLTVPEVKSLVGKLEYVKEQLHA
- a CDS encoding glycosyltransferase, producing the protein MHILFLPSWYPASPEDVQGVFFRDQALALSNYGHQVGVVAPKFRSLKTLFGKAEPLAQSTPSYELDAGIPTYRKSLLAALPRVPYGNYWLFRRAARQLLKRYIDQHGKPDVLHAHCVIFGGAVAVVLGREHGIPVVLTEHSSGFARNRYAHWQLDLAQKGFAGACPLIAVSPALGDVLGECFPLSQGQWHWVPNVVSDRFNTRKSRSEKKSSTIFLNLALMTENKGQSDLVEAFQDVARSNPGAELWLAGDGPSRAALEKQAGELGISGSVRFLGMIQPEKVPALLEQADVMVISSHYETFGVVAAEALMAGLPVIATRCGGPECILERGDGLLVPVKDPGALAAAMLQMSETIDAFDSGTIATRAHVRFSGAAVARQLTDKYSQAINSFQDKLESA
- the wecB gene encoding non-hydrolyzing UDP-N-acetylglucosamine 2-epimerase is translated as MLKVMTLVGTRPELIKMSRVIAELDKQVNHILVHSGQNYDFELNQVFFDDLEIRKPDYFLGAAGDTAAKTIAEVIAKADEVFAAEKPDALLLYGDTNSCMAVIAAKRRKIPVFHMEAGNRCFDERVPEELNRKVLDHLSDINMVLTEHARRYLIAEGIRPETILKTGSHMHEVLNYYMPKIQQSDVLERSGLEAGRFFIVSAHREENVDSQDNLKELIESLRALADKYQLPVIVSTHPRTRQRLDALGVDLTHSLIRFVKPFGFLDYLRLQMGAFCVLSDSGTITEEASLLNLPAITIRNTHERPEGMDEGTLIMSGLSKGSILDAVKVVTSQHDPSERAFRLVSDYEGGAVSKQVVRVVLSYTDYVNRTVWRKC
- a CDS encoding lipopolysaccharide biosynthesis protein, which gives rise to MNIKDIIGFAIGPIGAAILGLATTPLITWAFSPEDVGRFGVFQTVLSLVLVVSVFGLDQAYTREYHLEDDKARLFKNSVLPGFWLLLILSAGVMSFSELISEFLFGIESDVVIFLTVGAVVLNYFSRFLSLILRMQERGLAFSMSQIIPKLVLLAIVLAFIALPFKKTLIHLFSASVFSMVVVLLVFGWNTRRELKESLKASLDSALLRRLFRYGLPLVVAGLAFQAISAVTIFSLRTLSTFSELATYSVALRFSAAAVLVQSIFSIIWAPLVFKWDSSNVDMSRVGYVAQSVLAAICLFAAVTGCLSWLVDYLLPEDYLQVKYLIVCAMVQPLLYTLSIVTSVGIGLRRKNSLSLGTAVIALVANVLLCWLLTPRFGATGAVISNTLSFSLLFVLNTEASAFIWRGFPRTKMYICLSMMVGVAILTAVIGPELGAVIWIVWLLLGIASMVLFRKEITNVYVQARMRMIKA
- a CDS encoding glycosyltransferase, producing MEFNPKVSIVIPVYNGANFLAEAIESALGQTYDNLEVLVINDGSDDEGKTESIARSYGDSIQYFSKENGGVSTALNMAIEKMSGDYLSWLSHDDLYSPDKVARQVEVLRNLDQSSRHVVYSDYSLFNVDTNVDQRVKLEGTNPLGFRCRLLVNSDIHGCTMLIPAEAFRACGVFNPQLKATQDYDMWFRLGGTYTAVHVPESLVTGRVHSEQLGTRIPWRVSENITMRKQWIDEIEPAEVMAFFGKSEPVAFAEIGKVFAKKGYFSLAARCLGRSVAVLKVLDAPRITACFVSGYSYGAAVLVYRSLKRLV